In Archocentrus centrarchus isolate MPI-CPG fArcCen1 chromosome 16, fArcCen1, whole genome shotgun sequence, a single window of DNA contains:
- the atp2c1 gene encoding calcium-transporting ATPase type 2C member 1: MLKKRELLLSEGDPSSEDETMVPVLTSRKASELPVNEVACILQADLQLGLTQEEVSRRRAYHGWNEFDISEDEPLWRKYLSQFKDPLILLLLASAVISVIMHQFDDAISITVAIIIVVTVAFVQEYRSEKSLEELGKLVPPGCHCVREGNVEHLLARELVPGDTVCLSVGERVPADLRLFEATDLSVDESSLTGETTPCIKSTVHQPASTNGDIASRSNIAFMGTLVRCGKAKGIVIGTGENSEFGEVFKMMQAEEAPKTPLQKSMDLLGKQLSLYSFCIIGVIMLVGWLQGKRILDMFTIGVSLAVAAIPEGLPIVVTVTLALGVMRMVKKRAIVKKLPIVETLGCCNVICSDKTGTLTKNEMTVTQLFTSDGLHAEVTGVGYNGLGEVLLDGEVIHGFSCQSVSKIVEVGCVCNDSVIRNHTLQGRPTEGALIALAMKMGLEGLQQEYVRLEEHPFSSEKKWMAVRCVHRTQQDKAGVYFMKGAYEQVIRFCSSYNSRGSALPLNHQQMELYQQQISYMGSAGLRVLAFASGPEIGKLTFTGLVGIIDPPRSGVKEAMGTLISSGVAIKMITGDSQETAASIASRLGLFSKGGQCLSGEEVDQLDLQQLSQIVSRISVFYRASPRHKLKIVKSLQNNGAVVAMTGDGVNDAVALKAADIGVAMGQTGTDVCKEAADMILVDDDFQTIMSAIEEGKGIYNNIKNFVRFQLSTSIAALTLISLATLMNFPNPLNAMQILWINIIMDGPPAQSLGVEPVDSDVIRKPPRNVRDSIITRSLIIKVLVSAFIIVCGTLFVFWRELRDNMITPRDTTMTFTCFVFFDMFNALSSRSQTRMIHEMGLCSNRTFCFAVLASIMGQLLVIYFPPLQSIFQTESLSVFDLIFLVSLTSSVCAVSEFIKKVERWRGVEKSPPTDFFHEV; encoded by the exons cTTTCCGAAGGCGACCCCTCCAGTGAAGATGAGACCATGGTCCCAGTACTAACGTCCAGAAAAGCCAGTGAACTCCCCGTCAATGAAGTAGCGTGTATCCTGCAG GCCGACCTGCAGCTGGGTTTGACCCAGGAGGAGGTGAGCCGGAGGAGGGCGTACCACGGCTGGAACGAGTTCGACATCAGCGAGGACGAGCCGCTATGGAGGAAGTACCTGTCACAG TTCAAAGACCCTctcatcctgctgctgctggcctcGGCGGTCATCAGCGTCATCATGCACCAGTTTGATGATGCCATCAGCATCACAGTG gccaTCATCATCGTAGTGACAGTCGCCTTCGTCCAG GAGTACCGCTCAGAGAAATCTTTAGAGGAGCTCGGGAAGCTCGTACCTCCAGGATGTCACTG TGTCAGGGAGGGGAACGTGGAGCACCTGCTGGCCAGAGAGCTCGTTCCCGGAGACACCGTCTGCCTGTCGGTGGGGGAGAGAGTCCCAGCTGACCTCCGACTCTTCgag GCGACCGACCTGTCTGTGGATGAGTCCAGTCTGACAGGGGAGACCACCCCCTGCATCAAATCCACAGTCCACCAGCCGGCGTCCACCAACGGAGACATCGCCTCCCGCAGCAACATCGCCTTCATGGGGACGCTGGTGCGCTGCGGCAAAGCCAAG GGTATTGTCATTGGAACCGGAGAGAACTCAGAGTTCGGGGAGGTGTTCAAGATGATGCAAGCAGAAGAG GCTCCTAAAACTCCTCTGCAGAAGAGCATGGACCTGCTGGGGAAGCAGCTCTCGCTTTATTCCTTCTGCATCATTG GCGTCATCATGCTGGTGGGCTGGCTGCAGGGAAAGAGGATCCTGGACATGTTCACCATCGGTGTCAG CCTGGCTGTAGCTGCCATCCCAGAGGGTCTACCCATCGTGGTGACGGTGACGCTGGCGCTCGGCGTGATGCGAATGGTGAAGAAAAGAGCGATCGTCAAGAAGCTTCCCATTGTGGAAACTTTGG GCTGCTGCAATGTGATCTGTTCAGACAAAACTGGAACTCTGACCAAGAACGAGATGACGGTGACGCAGCTGTTTACGTCAGACGGACTCCACGCTGAG GTCACCGGTGTCGGCTACAACGGGCTGGGAGAGGTTCTGCTGGATGGAGAGGTCATTCACGGCTTCTCGTGTCAGTCGGTCAGCAAAATCGTGGAG GTCGGCTGTGTGTGCAACGACTCGGTCATCAGGAATCACACCCTGCAGGGACGGCCCACAGAGGGAGCGCTCATCGCCCTCGCCATGAAG ATGGGGCTGGAGGGCCTGCAGCAGGAGTACGTCCGTTTGGAGGAGCATCCGTTCAGCTCGGAGAAGAAGTGGATGGCCGTTCGCTGCGTCCACCGCACCCAGCAG GATAAAGCTGGAGTTTACTTCATGAAGGGCGCGTACGAGCAGGTGATTCGCTTCTGCAGCTCCTACAACAGCAGAGGCAGCGCACTCCCCCTGAACCACCAGCAGATGGAGCTGTACCAGCAGCAGATCAGCTACATGGGCTCAGCCGGGCTCAGAG TGCTGGCGTTTGCATCGGGCCCTGAGATAGGGAAGCTGACTTTCACGGGTCTGGTGGGCATCATCGACCCTCCGAGATCAGGGGTCAAAGAGGCCATGGGCACACTCATCAGCTCCGGAGTCGCCATCAAGATGATCACCGGAGACTCCCAGGAGACGGCCGCTTCTATAG CCAGTCGCCTGGGCCTGTTCTCTAAAGGAGGGCAGTGTTTGTCTGGAGAGGAGGTGGATCAGCTGgacctgcagcagctctcaCAGATCGTCTCCAGA ATTTCGGTGTTTTACCGAGCCAGCCCCCGACACAAGCTGAAGATCGTCAAG TCCCTGCAGAACAACGGTGCCGTGGTGGCCATGACGGGCGACGGGGTGAACGACGCCGTGGCTCTGAAGGCCGCCGACATCGGCGTGGCGATGGGCCAGACGGGTACCGACGTCTGCAAGGAGGCGGCCGACATGATCCTGGTGGACGACGACTTCCAGACCATCAT GTCAGCCATCGAGGAGGGAAAAGGAATTTACAACAACATCAAAAACTTTGTTCGCTTCCAGCTGAGCAC GAGCATTGCGGCGCTCACCCTCATCTCCTTGGCGACGCTGATGAACTTCCCCAACCCGCTGAACGCCATGCAGATCCTGTGGATCAACATCATCATGGACGGCCCTCCAGCTCAGAG TTTGGGGGTGGAGCCTGTGGATAGCGACGTGATCAGAAAGCCGCCTCGCAACGTGAGAGACAGCATCATCACCCGCAGCCTGATCATCAAAGTGCTCGTGTCGGCATTCATCATCGTCTGTGGGACGCTCTTCGTCTTCTGGAGAGAG ttGCGGGACAACATGATCACTCCTCGAGACACCACCATGACCTTCACCTGCTTCGTCTTCTTCGACATGTTCAATGCTCTGAGCTCCAGATCGCAG ACCCGGATGATCCATGAGATGGGGCTGTGCAGCAACAGGACGTTCTGTTTCGCCGTCCTGGCCTCCATCATGGGGCAGCTGCTCGTCATCTACTTCCCTCCCCTGCAGAGCATCTTCCAGACAGAGAGTCTGAGCGTCTTTG ACCTCATCTTCCTCGTGTCCCTCACCTCCTCAGTGTGTGCTGTGTCTGAGTTCATCAAGAAggtggagaggtggaggggGGTGGAGAAGAGCCCCCCCACTGACTTCTTCCACGAGGTATGA
- the LOC115793851 gene encoding protein asteroid homolog 1-like isoform X2, with protein MGVQGLATLLDNHRRIYRDVEFRRRRLVIDGANLIYLLYFESGLDQNHGGEYAAFENLIERLVTALRTCEVEPYVVLDGGSDPTDKKLETVTQRAKDRIRRAHRAAVDGGKVNILPVLTMWVFRQTLIRLKVPIAQCFGEADREIAALAYEWQCPVLSNDSDFYIFNLPAGMMPISYFQWADVNQKGSKSYIPCKRYYISSFCIYFKIQCQLLPTFAALAGNDYVKLQKIQFAPKANKPLSRLEELLCWLEDFEEPQEALEAAMELMGAKNQKKEMLQSLSVGIEEYQLPPSSLTKFFMHGVVPQFPEESQQVGLIPDWIQRTLMQARMTGDILDVLLLHRMSLSTPVSHKDLPSVNLTSRPLRQVMYGLLLGKEKSVNVEERDREGLQLKFTPVKPVFSQRTQQLELNSLHEAELSVRLKVLLEALGVQEELLNVLPPQLRLPVAVTCYWCIRAQPPPDLKLLKSLLLGMCLKDTLRLSAAVEAESRCCHQKADTDVAHAFSQWQVCMKDSMHLNQLLDFPLPEPDTAGLYQGMLIHQLVHVMRTGRRLKCFLKTDQATVKRYHEMLSVIHQLQSRKVSKFSEGERIAKAQRQPLIDHTNLQLFQLYEDEDVATEIRSSAWVEEELQLDDQLMVKTRYIAKERRNRCNKVELTRKEERRGIALL; from the exons GTCTGGACCAGAATCATGGCGGGGAGTATGCTGCCTTTGAAAACCTGATTGAGAGATTGGTCACAGCCCTCAGAACCTGCGAGGTTGAACCATACGTGGTGCTGGATGGAGGTTCAGACCCCACTGACAAGAAGCTTGAAACTGTGACGCAGAGGGCCAAGGACCGGATTAGGAGAGCCCATCGAGCAGCAGTGGATGGTGGGAAGGTGAACATCCTGCCAGTGCTGACTATGTGGGTGTTCAGACAGACGTTGATCCGGCTGAAGGTCCCAATCGCTCAGTGCTTTGGTGAGGCTGACCGGGAGATAGCCGCCCTGGCTTATGAATGGCAATGCCCAGTGCTTTCCAATGACAGCGACTTCTACATCTTCAACCTCCCAGCAGGGATGATGCCCATCTCTTACTTCCAGTGGGCGGATGTGAATCAGAAAGGCTCAAAGAGCTACATCCCCTGTAAGAGGTACTACATCTCCAGCTTTTGCATCTATTTCAAAATCCAGTGCCAGCTCCTGCCCACCTTCGCTGCCTTGGCAGGGAATGACTATGTGAAGCTGCAGAAGATTCAGTTTGCCCCAAAAGCAAATAAGCCGCTGAGCCGCCTGGAGGAGTTGCTCTGCTGGCTGGAGGACTTCGAGGAGCCTCAGGAAGCCTTGGAGGCAGCAATGGAACTGATGGGAGCAAAGAACCAGAAAAAGGAAATGCTGCAGAGTTTATCAGTGGGGATTGAGGAATACCAACTGCCTCCCAGCTCCCTGACAAAGTTCTTCATGCATGGGGTTGTTCCTCAGTTCCCAGAAGAGAGTCAG CAGGTGGGTCTCATCCCAGACTGGATCCAGCGGACTCTGATGCAGGCCCGGATGACCGGAGACATCCTGGATGTACTGTTGCTGCACAGGATGAGCCTCAGCACCCCCGTGAGTCACAAAGACCTACCCAGTGTTAATCTGACCTCCAGGCCACTCCGCCAGGTGATGTATGGGCTGCTACTGGGGAAGGAGAAGTCAGTGAATgtggaggagagagacagagagggccTCCAGCTGAAATTCACCCCAGTCAAACCAGTCTTCAGCCAACGCACCCAGCAGCTCGAACTCAACTCACTGCATGAG GCGGAGCTCTCTGTACGTCTGAAGGTCTTACTCGAGGCTCTCGGGGTGCAAGAGGAACTCCTAAATGTGCTGCCCCCTCAGCTGCGCCTCCCAGTGGCTGTTACCTGTTACTGGTGCATCAGAGCTCAGCCTCCTCCAGACCTGAAGCTGCTGAAGTCATTGCTGCTGGGAATGTGCCTCAAAGACACACTGCGGCTCAGTGCAG CTGTGGAGGCTGAAAGTCGTTGCTGTCATCAGAAGGCCGACACGGACGTGGCTCACGCCTTCAGTCAGTGGCAGGTGTGCATGAAGGACAGCATGCACCTgaaccagctgctggacttcccTCTGCCTGAACCAGACACTGCAGG GTTATATCAGGGGATGTTGATCCACCAGCTGGTCCACGTGATGAGGACAGGAAGGAGGCTGAAGTGCTTTCTGAAGACAGATCAGGCCACTGTGAAGCGATACCATGAGATGCTCTCCGTCATCCACCAGCTTCAAAGTCGCAAGGTGTCGAAGTTCTCAGAGGGCGAGCGGATAGCGAAGGCTCAGCGGCAGCCTCTGATTGACCACACCAACCTGCAGCTGTTCCAGCTGTATGAAGACGAGGACGTGGCGACCGAGATCCGCAGCTCGGCCTGGGtggaggaggagctgcagctggatGATCAGCTGATGGTGAAAACTCGATACATAGCCAAGGAGAGAAGAAACCGATGCAACAAAGTGGAACTGACCCGTAAGGAGGAGCGTCGAGGCATCGCCCTCCTCTGA
- the LOC115793851 gene encoding protein asteroid homolog 1-like isoform X1, translating into MGVQGLATLLDNHRRIYRDVEFRRRRLVIDGANLIYLLYFESGLDQNHGGEYAAFENLIERLVTALRTCEVEPYVVLDGGSDPTDKKLETVTQRAKDRIRRAHRAAVDGGKVNILPVLTMWVFRQTLIRLKVPIAQCFGEADREIAALAYEWQCPVLSNDSDFYIFNLPAGMMPISYFQWADVNQKGSKSYIPCKRYYISSFCIYFKIQCQLLPTFAALAGNDYVKLQKIQFAPKANKPLSRLEELLCWLEDFEEPQEALEAAMELMGAKNQKKEMLQSLSVGIEEYQLPPSSLTKFFMHGVVPQFPEESQQQVGLIPDWIQRTLMQARMTGDILDVLLLHRMSLSTPVSHKDLPSVNLTSRPLRQVMYGLLLGKEKSVNVEERDREGLQLKFTPVKPVFSQRTQQLELNSLHEAELSVRLKVLLEALGVQEELLNVLPPQLRLPVAVTCYWCIRAQPPPDLKLLKSLLLGMCLKDTLRLSAAVEAESRCCHQKADTDVAHAFSQWQVCMKDSMHLNQLLDFPLPEPDTAGLYQGMLIHQLVHVMRTGRRLKCFLKTDQATVKRYHEMLSVIHQLQSRKVSKFSEGERIAKAQRQPLIDHTNLQLFQLYEDEDVATEIRSSAWVEEELQLDDQLMVKTRYIAKERRNRCNKVELTRKEERRGIALL; encoded by the exons GTCTGGACCAGAATCATGGCGGGGAGTATGCTGCCTTTGAAAACCTGATTGAGAGATTGGTCACAGCCCTCAGAACCTGCGAGGTTGAACCATACGTGGTGCTGGATGGAGGTTCAGACCCCACTGACAAGAAGCTTGAAACTGTGACGCAGAGGGCCAAGGACCGGATTAGGAGAGCCCATCGAGCAGCAGTGGATGGTGGGAAGGTGAACATCCTGCCAGTGCTGACTATGTGGGTGTTCAGACAGACGTTGATCCGGCTGAAGGTCCCAATCGCTCAGTGCTTTGGTGAGGCTGACCGGGAGATAGCCGCCCTGGCTTATGAATGGCAATGCCCAGTGCTTTCCAATGACAGCGACTTCTACATCTTCAACCTCCCAGCAGGGATGATGCCCATCTCTTACTTCCAGTGGGCGGATGTGAATCAGAAAGGCTCAAAGAGCTACATCCCCTGTAAGAGGTACTACATCTCCAGCTTTTGCATCTATTTCAAAATCCAGTGCCAGCTCCTGCCCACCTTCGCTGCCTTGGCAGGGAATGACTATGTGAAGCTGCAGAAGATTCAGTTTGCCCCAAAAGCAAATAAGCCGCTGAGCCGCCTGGAGGAGTTGCTCTGCTGGCTGGAGGACTTCGAGGAGCCTCAGGAAGCCTTGGAGGCAGCAATGGAACTGATGGGAGCAAAGAACCAGAAAAAGGAAATGCTGCAGAGTTTATCAGTGGGGATTGAGGAATACCAACTGCCTCCCAGCTCCCTGACAAAGTTCTTCATGCATGGGGTTGTTCCTCAGTTCCCAGAAGAGAGTCAG CAGCAGGTGGGTCTCATCCCAGACTGGATCCAGCGGACTCTGATGCAGGCCCGGATGACCGGAGACATCCTGGATGTACTGTTGCTGCACAGGATGAGCCTCAGCACCCCCGTGAGTCACAAAGACCTACCCAGTGTTAATCTGACCTCCAGGCCACTCCGCCAGGTGATGTATGGGCTGCTACTGGGGAAGGAGAAGTCAGTGAATgtggaggagagagacagagagggccTCCAGCTGAAATTCACCCCAGTCAAACCAGTCTTCAGCCAACGCACCCAGCAGCTCGAACTCAACTCACTGCATGAG GCGGAGCTCTCTGTACGTCTGAAGGTCTTACTCGAGGCTCTCGGGGTGCAAGAGGAACTCCTAAATGTGCTGCCCCCTCAGCTGCGCCTCCCAGTGGCTGTTACCTGTTACTGGTGCATCAGAGCTCAGCCTCCTCCAGACCTGAAGCTGCTGAAGTCATTGCTGCTGGGAATGTGCCTCAAAGACACACTGCGGCTCAGTGCAG CTGTGGAGGCTGAAAGTCGTTGCTGTCATCAGAAGGCCGACACGGACGTGGCTCACGCCTTCAGTCAGTGGCAGGTGTGCATGAAGGACAGCATGCACCTgaaccagctgctggacttcccTCTGCCTGAACCAGACACTGCAGG GTTATATCAGGGGATGTTGATCCACCAGCTGGTCCACGTGATGAGGACAGGAAGGAGGCTGAAGTGCTTTCTGAAGACAGATCAGGCCACTGTGAAGCGATACCATGAGATGCTCTCCGTCATCCACCAGCTTCAAAGTCGCAAGGTGTCGAAGTTCTCAGAGGGCGAGCGGATAGCGAAGGCTCAGCGGCAGCCTCTGATTGACCACACCAACCTGCAGCTGTTCCAGCTGTATGAAGACGAGGACGTGGCGACCGAGATCCGCAGCTCGGCCTGGGtggaggaggagctgcagctggatGATCAGCTGATGGTGAAAACTCGATACATAGCCAAGGAGAGAAGAAACCGATGCAACAAAGTGGAACTGACCCGTAAGGAGGAGCGTCGAGGCATCGCCCTCCTCTGA